A window from Cyanobacteria bacterium FACHB-DQ100 encodes these proteins:
- the pstA gene encoding phosphate ABC transporter permease PstA: MNAEQPLTKPLSLDRRIFSHAMSAIAVLFTALALLPLLSVLLEILRQGLPNLKWEVFTNLPAPAGDTSVVSGFANAIQGTVLMVSIATAFSIPFGIAIAIYLAEIGKSGAIAQTVRFVLSILSAVPSIVVGVFAYAVIVLATIFGYRGFSALAGAFALAVIMLPIVVLSTEEALKLVPNHQRLASAALGANSIQTVFKIVLTTALPSITTGVLLAIARASGETAPLIFTALFSQSWVEGLLNPAPSLSVMIYNYSSSAFPEQTQLAWTASLVLLGLVTVTNLLSRLITRKR, from the coding sequence ATGAATGCAGAGCAACCGTTAACGAAACCCCTATCGCTCGATCGCCGGATTTTTAGCCATGCGATGAGCGCGATCGCGGTTCTTTTCACAGCACTTGCACTCTTGCCGCTCCTCTCGGTTTTGCTGGAAATTCTGCGTCAAGGCTTACCGAATCTGAAGTGGGAAGTGTTTACAAATCTACCTGCCCCGGCTGGCGATACCAGCGTTGTCAGTGGATTTGCGAATGCGATTCAAGGAACAGTGCTAATGGTGAGTATCGCAACGGCTTTTAGTATTCCGTTTGGAATTGCGATCGCTATCTATCTTGCTGAAATTGGTAAATCTGGTGCAATTGCTCAAACAGTCCGGTTTGTGTTGTCAATTCTGAGTGCAGTTCCTTCGATTGTGGTTGGTGTATTTGCTTACGCTGTGATCGTTCTCGCTACAATCTTTGGCTATCGCGGATTCTCAGCATTAGCGGGGGCGTTTGCGCTAGCGGTAATTATGTTACCGATCGTCGTTCTCTCGACCGAAGAAGCTTTGAAGCTTGTTCCCAATCATCAACGATTAGCCTCAGCAGCACTCGGTGCCAATTCAATTCAAACGGTGTTTAAGATTGTATTGACAACCGCATTACCGAGTATCACAACCGGAGTATTGTTAGCGATCGCTAGAGCCTCTGGTGAAACCGCTCCGCTCATTTTCACGGCCTTGTTTAGCCAGAGTTGGGTCGAGGGTCTTCTTAATCCTGCACCTTCGCTCTCGGTGATGATCTACAACTATTCGAGTTCTGCTTTTCCCGAACAAACTCAGCTTGCTTGGACAGCTTCACTGGTGCTGCTCGGTCTTGTGACTGTCACCAATCTTTTGTCTCGTCTGATCACCCGGAAACGTTAA
- the pstC gene encoding phosphate ABC transporter permease subunit PstC, translating into MATIPSQSRNIPESIEGGNTAWIDLGFTWGLRILSLSAIALLLWMGWIIFNAALPAIRQFGWGFLMRQEWDVNQLQFGAQTYLYGTIVTSAIALLFAVPIGIMVAIVTSEKFLPGWLRSTLGFLIELIASIPSVIIGLWGIFVLIPLMKPIQSELHQQLSWIPLFGTDTFGPSMLVAGTILAVMILPTIAAISRDVMLAIPQDLRTASLSLGATRWEMITTVLIPASLSGIIGAIMLALGRALGETMAVTMVIGNSDQISLSLLDAGNTIPSILANQFPEALDELHIGTLMYLALMLFALTLVINMIANSIVKTFGLKQ; encoded by the coding sequence ATGGCAACGATTCCATCTCAGTCGAGAAATATTCCAGAGTCGATCGAGGGCGGGAACACCGCTTGGATTGATTTAGGCTTTACCTGGGGCTTGCGAATTTTATCGCTCAGCGCGATCGCGCTTTTGCTCTGGATGGGCTGGATTATTTTTAACGCTGCACTCCCCGCGATTCGACAATTCGGATGGGGATTTCTGATGCGGCAGGAATGGGATGTAAATCAGCTTCAGTTTGGGGCGCAAACTTATTTATACGGAACGATCGTCACTTCTGCGATCGCGCTTTTATTCGCAGTGCCGATTGGAATCATGGTGGCAATTGTCACTAGCGAGAAATTTCTGCCGGGATGGTTGCGATCGACGTTAGGATTTTTGATCGAATTGATTGCCTCGATTCCCAGCGTGATTATTGGCTTGTGGGGCATCTTCGTGCTGATTCCATTGATGAAACCGATTCAATCCGAATTACATCAACAATTGAGTTGGATCCCCTTATTCGGAACTGATACCTTTGGCCCCAGTATGCTGGTGGCAGGAACTATTCTTGCGGTGATGATTTTACCTACGATCGCTGCAATTAGCCGAGATGTAATGTTAGCGATTCCCCAAGATTTACGCACCGCATCTCTTTCACTAGGGGCAACTCGTTGGGAAATGATCACAACTGTATTAATTCCAGCAAGTCTATCGGGAATCATTGGCGCGATCATGCTGGCGTTAGGACGGGCATTGGGCGAAACAATGGCAGTAACGATGGTGATTGGTAATTCGGATCAAATCAGCTTATCGTTGCTAGATGCAGGAAATACGATTCCGTCAATTCTTGCAAATCAGTTTCCCGAAGCATTAGACGAATTGCATATTGGAACGTTAATGTATTTGGCGTTAATGCTGTTTGCGTTAACCCTAGTAATTAACATGATTGCAAATTCGATCGTCAAAACATTCGGCTTAAAACAATAG
- a CDS encoding iron uptake porin has translation MFRLFWYSLVLSPTLIGAVALSATAQSLGQERVTSVNEIWAQPNAIKGQVTSVSQLSDVRPTDWAFQALQSLVERYGCIAGYPDRTFRGNRALTRFEFAAGLNACLDRVNELIAASTSDLVKKEDLTALQKLQEEFAAELASLRGAVDSLEARTTTLERQQFSTTSKLTGEVIFSVSQAFGADRAVNSDQQRVIDAALTPAAREAARNNAITGSPTNPDRGVRENTIFADRVRLAFDTSFTGRDRLRTQLQARNIAAFSGTGATGITGTNMTRLGYDGSNSNSIELRRLEYRFPLGDQTTVFIGTGTNDGLEFNDSIPTLSPFESSGSGSISRFGRFNPIYRTSTGTGIIVNHRLGREFTLGNQFTLSLGYLVPTGDAQDPGLDRGLFTGSYAAIAQLVYQPTPNLGIGFTYANAYYNTGSGVTGSTGSSFANNPFGSNQTINSAGNVPTSTNQFGLQANIRLNPGLTLAGWAGLTDARARRTIGTGTTVREDDRATIFNWAVGLAFPDLFKEGSLGGIIFGMPPKVTSSDFGLATPTAVSARREDQDSSYHLEVFYRYRLNDNISITPGAFVIFNPEGNSANNAIYVGTIRTTFTF, from the coding sequence ATGTTTCGCCTATTTTGGTATTCCCTTGTGTTGTCGCCTACATTGATAGGCGCGGTAGCACTTTCCGCGACGGCTCAATCTCTAGGTCAAGAGCGCGTCACTTCAGTCAATGAAATCTGGGCTCAACCTAATGCGATCAAAGGACAGGTGACTTCGGTGTCTCAGTTGTCTGATGTTCGACCTACAGATTGGGCATTTCAAGCTTTGCAATCTTTAGTTGAGCGGTATGGCTGTATCGCCGGATATCCTGACCGTACCTTTCGCGGCAATCGAGCATTAACCCGCTTTGAATTTGCAGCAGGACTGAATGCATGTCTCGATCGCGTCAACGAACTGATTGCCGCATCCACTTCGGATTTGGTGAAGAAAGAAGACCTGACAGCCCTGCAAAAACTACAAGAAGAGTTTGCCGCAGAGTTAGCATCACTGCGCGGAGCGGTGGATAGCTTAGAAGCACGCACCACTACCCTAGAACGGCAGCAGTTCTCGACGACCTCGAAACTGACCGGAGAAGTAATCTTTTCGGTCAGCCAAGCCTTTGGTGCAGATCGAGCCGTCAATTCTGACCAGCAGCGAGTGATTGATGCAGCCCTCACACCTGCGGCACGAGAAGCAGCGCGAAATAATGCAATCACCGGATCGCCAACCAACCCTGATCGTGGAGTTCGCGAGAATACAATTTTTGCCGATCGGGTACGGCTTGCGTTTGATACGAGCTTTACCGGACGCGATCGCTTGAGAACCCAACTGCAAGCCAGAAACATTGCTGCGTTCAGTGGCACCGGGGCGACCGGAATCACAGGCACAAACATGACCCGTTTGGGCTATGACGGCAGCAACAGCAACTCGATCGAGCTTCGACGCTTGGAATATCGCTTTCCGCTCGGCGATCAAACCACTGTATTCATCGGAACGGGAACGAATGACGGCTTAGAGTTTAACGATTCGATCCCGACGCTTAGCCCGTTTGAATCCAGTGGGAGCGGTTCAATTTCGCGGTTCGGTCGGTTCAATCCGATCTACCGCACCAGCACTGGAACCGGGATCATCGTGAACCATCGATTAGGGCGAGAATTTACGCTGGGTAATCAATTCACCCTTTCGCTCGGTTACTTAGTGCCGACTGGAGATGCTCAAGATCCGGGTCTCGATCGTGGATTATTCACCGGAAGTTATGCGGCGATCGCGCAGCTCGTGTATCAGCCAACTCCAAACCTGGGGATTGGTTTCACGTATGCGAATGCGTACTACAACACGGGTTCTGGCGTGACAGGCAGTACCGGGAGTAGTTTTGCGAACAACCCCTTTGGCAGTAACCAAACGATTAATTCGGCTGGAAACGTTCCGACCAGTACGAATCAGTTTGGACTGCAAGCCAATATTCGGCTTAATCCTGGTCTAACTCTGGCAGGTTGGGCAGGGTTGACCGACGCAAGAGCGAGACGCACGATCGGAACTGGAACGACGGTTCGAGAAGACGATCGAGCAACGATCTTCAATTGGGCGGTGGGTCTAGCGTTTCCTGACCTATTCAAGGAAGGCAGCTTGGGTGGAATCATTTTTGGTATGCCGCCGAAAGTAACCAGCAGTGACTTTGGCTTGGCGACACCCACTGCCGTTTCTGCTCGTCGAGAAGATCAAGATTCTTCCTATCATTTGGAAGTTTTCTACCGCTATCGCCTCAACGACAACATTTCGATCACACCGGGCGCATTTGTGATTTTCAACCCAGAAGGCAATTCTGCGAACAATGCGATCTACGTCGGTACGATCCGAACAACATTCACGTTTTAG